In the Magnetospira sp. QH-2 genome, one interval contains:
- a CDS encoding kinase: MSFVLTRTPLRISFFGGGTDYPAWYREHGGAVLSTTIDKYCFISCRWLLPFFEHKYRIVWSHIETVNAIGEILHPAVRESLNMLDFADKRGIEMHHQGDLPARTGMGSSSSFAVGLIKALHLLNGVDRDAPELSRQAIELEQNWLKDSVGSQDQVAAAHGGLNMIRFESDGRIVVDPVKISRERRDQLNDRLMLFYTGTSRLSSTVAREVITNLPQRSQNLRRMREMVDDARNLLEGSGDLDDFGRMLAETWKLKRGLAAPVSNDRIDNAYSLARGAGALGGKLLGAGAGGFILLYVPPERQREVSRAMEPFFPVPFRFETHGCTQIQTEL, encoded by the coding sequence ATGAGTTTTGTCCTGACCCGAACCCCGCTGCGTATTTCGTTCTTTGGCGGCGGGACAGACTATCCGGCCTGGTATCGTGAGCATGGCGGCGCGGTCCTTTCGACCACCATCGACAAATACTGCTTCATCTCCTGCCGCTGGCTGCTGCCCTTTTTCGAACACAAGTATCGGATTGTCTGGTCCCATATCGAGACGGTCAACGCGATCGGCGAGATCCTTCATCCGGCTGTGCGCGAGAGCCTGAATATGCTGGATTTCGCGGACAAACGGGGTATCGAGATGCACCACCAGGGGGACCTTCCCGCCCGCACCGGCATGGGGTCCAGTTCATCCTTCGCGGTCGGACTGATCAAGGCCCTGCACTTGCTCAACGGCGTGGATAGAGATGCGCCGGAACTGTCCCGGCAAGCCATCGAGCTGGAACAAAACTGGCTGAAAGATTCCGTGGGGTCTCAGGACCAAGTGGCGGCGGCCCATGGTGGTCTCAACATGATTCGCTTTGAATCGGACGGCCGCATCGTTGTTGATCCCGTAAAAATCTCACGGGAGCGCCGGGATCAACTCAATGACCGTTTGATGCTGTTCTATACCGGCACCAGCCGACTGTCTTCGACGGTGGCCCGCGAGGTCATCACCAACCTCCCCCAACGTAGCCAAAATCTGCGTCGCATGCGGGAAATGGTGGACGATGCCAGGAATCTTCTCGAAGGCAGCGGCGATCTGGACGACTTCGGGCGGATGCTGGCGGAAACCTGGAAGCTCAAACGAGGACTCGCCGCCCCGGTTTCCAATGATCGCATCGACAATGCCTATTCTCTGGCCCGGGGCGCTGGGGCGCTGGGAGGAAAGCTTCTGGGCGCCGGGGCGGGCGGCTTCATCTTGCTGTACGTGCCGCCGGAACGTCAGCGAGAGGTCAGCCGTGCCATGGAACCGTTTTTCCCGGTACCCTTCCGATTCGAAACCCACGGCTGCACGCAAATTCAGACGGAACTATGA
- a CDS encoding Gfo/Idh/MocA family protein gives MLNDRLKTAVIGLGVGHQHAKGYAADPRCELVALCDIDPEKLGAVASEFPGAATTGDPNDILRDPSIHAVSIASYDDAHFPQIMQALAHGKHVFAEKPICLHEEDLNSLYQELKARPTQRFSSNLVLRKVPRFIDLRQRIRQGVMGDLYYLEGDYQYGRMHKITEGWRGRIPFYSVVHGGAIHLIDLLMWMAAFRPIEATAMGTAIASRGTAFRFNDCVVGLLRDSADRIAKVSSNYSSVTPHYHSLAVYGTAESFIQSPTGAARYEKGDQSVLSTLIETPYRSVAKDSMIASFVTSIVDGGEPDVSAQEVLDAMSVSIAIEHSVSLGKPHRIDYYDLHRSNSEE, from the coding sequence ATGTTGAATGATCGATTAAAAACAGCGGTGATCGGGCTTGGCGTTGGTCATCAACATGCAAAGGGCTATGCCGCCGACCCGCGATGCGAATTGGTGGCCCTGTGCGATATCGACCCGGAGAAACTGGGGGCGGTGGCGAGCGAGTTCCCGGGCGCGGCAACCACCGGCGACCCCAATGATATCCTGAGGGATCCATCCATCCATGCGGTCTCCATCGCTTCCTACGACGATGCCCACTTCCCGCAGATCATGCAGGCCCTTGCCCATGGAAAGCATGTTTTCGCGGAAAAACCCATCTGCCTGCATGAGGAAGACCTCAACAGCCTTTATCAAGAGCTCAAGGCACGCCCGACACAGCGGTTTTCATCGAACCTGGTCCTACGCAAGGTGCCCCGCTTCATCGACCTCCGCCAACGCATCCGCCAAGGTGTCATGGGTGACCTCTATTATCTGGAAGGGGACTATCAATACGGCCGCATGCACAAGATCACCGAAGGATGGCGCGGCCGGATTCCCTTTTACTCGGTGGTCCATGGCGGCGCCATTCATCTGATCGATCTGCTGATGTGGATGGCGGCATTTCGCCCCATCGAAGCCACCGCCATGGGCACGGCCATCGCCTCGCGCGGGACCGCGTTTCGGTTCAACGATTGTGTCGTCGGGCTGTTGCGAGATTCCGCAGACCGAATCGCCAAAGTTTCGTCCAATTACAGCAGTGTCACCCCCCACTATCACTCCCTTGCGGTTTACGGCACGGCGGAAAGCTTCATCCAATCGCCAACCGGAGCGGCGCGCTATGAGAAAGGGGACCAATCAGTCCTGTCCACTCTGATCGAGACGCCCTACCGCTCCGTTGCCAAGGACAGCATGATCGCCTCCTTTGTCACCTCGATTGTGGATGGGGGGGAGCCAGACGTTTCAGCCCAAGAGGTACTGGATGCCATGTCCGTATCCATTGCCATCGAACACTCCGTCAGCCTGGGCAAGCCCCATCGGATCGACTATTACGATCTACACCGCAGCAATTCAGAAGAGTGA
- a CDS encoding cytidylyltransferase domain-containing protein, protein MPDRAPPKPLLLIQARLSSKRLPGKVLRPLAGKPMLEIMIERMKRCESISGLAVATSSGSDDDPIAALCENMGIACYRGDLDDVAGRFVQAAIEAKAQTLVRISGDSPFLDPALIDQAVALFETSRCDLATNILKRSFPKGMSVEVFRAERLREAHPVMSAREREHVTAYFYAHPEEVTFASFESKIAMDSVQLSVDTVEDYHRVQKIARALGPRLITASLVEVMQVYEDRS, encoded by the coding sequence TTGCCCGATCGAGCCCCGCCCAAACCGCTTCTTCTTATTCAAGCAAGGCTTTCCTCAAAGCGTCTGCCGGGGAAGGTCCTGCGCCCGCTTGCAGGCAAGCCCATGCTGGAAATCATGATCGAGCGAATGAAGCGTTGTGAAAGTATCAGCGGATTGGCCGTTGCCACTTCTTCCGGTTCCGACGATGACCCCATCGCCGCGCTGTGCGAAAACATGGGAATTGCCTGTTACAGGGGGGATTTGGATGACGTGGCGGGACGCTTTGTCCAGGCCGCCATCGAAGCGAAGGCCCAGACCCTGGTCCGGATATCCGGTGACAGCCCATTCCTTGATCCTGCCCTCATTGACCAGGCAGTGGCCTTGTTCGAGACCTCGCGATGCGACCTGGCGACCAACATCCTCAAACGCAGCTTTCCGAAAGGCATGTCGGTGGAAGTCTTTCGGGCCGAGCGATTGCGCGAAGCCCACCCTGTCATGTCGGCAAGGGAACGCGAACATGTGACAGCCTATTTCTACGCTCATCCCGAAGAGGTCACCTTTGCCAGTTTCGAAAGCAAGATAGCCATGGATTCGGTTCAGCTCTCCGTGGATACCGTGGAGGATTATCATCGGGTCCAAAAAATTGCCCGGGCTCTCGGGCCCCGGCTGATCACCGCCTCCCTGGTGGAGGTCATGCAGGTATACGAGGACCGATCATAA
- a CDS encoding methionyl-tRNA formyltransferase — translation MAGIALFLNGARGLAVLDRLLSESMDCGQVVVPTGFISASLNEKAANGRFQIVEAPDVNDPAFIEQAASWQADLFLIAGFPTIFKPPLIGIPRIGILNLHGGRVPEYRGGSPLNWQMINGEPSVGLSVLVLAEGIDDGALVAERSIPLTPSMTIADLHHRANPLFGDMAVEALQGMMDGSLIPKPQDDARAAYWHQRNDEDGRITPRTMTADQADRMIRALTRPYPGAFCLRRGRKVRLFAARPADFVLRGVPGRLCQIQGQGPFLICADRALLILDYLDEGDPDRRLKSGDHLD, via the coding sequence ATGGCCGGGATCGCCCTTTTCCTCAATGGCGCGCGTGGTCTGGCGGTATTGGATCGCCTGCTGAGCGAGAGCATGGACTGCGGCCAGGTGGTGGTCCCCACGGGGTTTATTTCCGCGAGCTTGAACGAGAAGGCGGCGAATGGACGGTTTCAAATCGTCGAAGCCCCGGACGTCAATGACCCGGCCTTCATTGAACAAGCAGCCTCGTGGCAGGCGGATCTGTTCCTGATTGCCGGGTTTCCAACCATTTTCAAGCCTCCCCTGATTGGCATTCCGAGGATCGGCATATTGAATCTGCATGGCGGCCGCGTGCCGGAGTATCGCGGCGGATCGCCTCTCAATTGGCAGATGATCAATGGCGAACCCTCCGTCGGACTCAGTGTTCTGGTTTTGGCTGAAGGCATCGACGACGGGGCATTGGTGGCGGAAAGGTCCATACCCTTGACCCCAAGCATGACCATTGCAGACCTTCATCATCGGGCCAACCCGCTCTTTGGTGACATGGCCGTTGAAGCCCTTCAAGGCATGATGGATGGGTCATTGATTCCCAAGCCACAGGATGATGCCCGCGCGGCCTACTGGCATCAGCGGAACGATGAGGACGGGCGGATCACCCCCCGCACCATGACCGCCGATCAGGCCGACCGCATGATCCGCGCCTTGACCAGGCCCTATCCGGGGGCCTTTTGTCTGCGCCGTGGCCGAAAAGTTCGCTTGTTCGCGGCGCGGCCCGCCGATTTCGTCTTGCGGGGGGTCCCCGGCCGCCTCTGCCAGATACAGGGCCAAGGACCCTTTCTGATTTGCGCTGACCGGGCGTTGCTGATCCTCGAC
- a CDS encoding radical SAM/SPASM domain-containing protein — translation MPGKRTLTDKVDAITGISEDRRIAAPPCPRAVKIELTARCNFNCSYCATGYKLRDKRDMDWDFYLNLLQELKRAGVEEVGMFYLGESFVLPWLPDAIKAAKDEGFGYVFLTTNGSLATPDKVQACMAAGLDSLKFSLNYSDEQQFTEIAGVKGSLFNQVVQNSIDAVRVREEGGYDCGVFASYISYDGEQGERMSKLVDELTPILDEVYALPLYSQADLTSSAEKSAGWSIKGGNPGRLENMREPVPCWALFTEARVTFDGHLSACCFDHDGRFHMGDLHDLSFMEAWHSEEFVELRRAHLSGDARQTVCAECVSYSYE, via the coding sequence ATGCCGGGCAAACGAACACTGACAGACAAGGTCGATGCCATCACCGGGATTTCCGAGGATCGGCGCATTGCTGCTCCGCCCTGTCCCCGGGCGGTGAAGATCGAACTGACCGCTCGCTGCAATTTCAATTGCTCCTACTGCGCCACCGGCTACAAGCTGCGCGACAAGCGCGACATGGATTGGGATTTCTACCTCAATCTGCTCCAGGAATTGAAGCGGGCAGGGGTCGAGGAAGTCGGGATGTTTTATCTGGGCGAAAGCTTCGTTTTGCCCTGGCTTCCCGATGCCATCAAGGCCGCCAAGGATGAAGGCTTCGGCTATGTGTTCCTGACGACCAACGGATCCCTGGCCACGCCGGACAAGGTCCAGGCCTGCATGGCCGCCGGATTGGACAGTCTGAAGTTCTCCTTGAACTATTCCGACGAACAACAGTTCACGGAAATTGCCGGGGTCAAAGGGTCTCTTTTCAATCAAGTGGTTCAAAACAGCATTGATGCGGTTCGGGTGAGGGAGGAAGGCGGCTATGATTGCGGCGTCTTTGCCTCCTATATCTCCTACGACGGTGAACAAGGCGAGCGTATGAGCAAGCTGGTGGATGAACTGACGCCGATCCTCGACGAGGTCTATGCCTTGCCGCTCTACTCCCAGGCCGATCTGACCAGCAGCGCGGAAAAGAGTGCCGGCTGGTCCATCAAGGGCGGCAACCCCGGGCGCTTGGAAAATATGCGTGAGCCGGTGCCTTGCTGGGCCCTGTTTACCGAAGCAAGGGTGACTTTCGACGGCCATCTTTCCGCTTGCTGTTTCGATCACGATGGGCGCTTCCATATGGGAGATCTACATGATTTGTCCTTTATGGAGGCTTGGCATTCGGAGGAATTCGTCGAACTCCGTCGGGCCCATCTGTCCGGTGACGCGCGACAAACGGTTTGCGCCGAATGCGTTTCCTATTCCTACGAGTGA
- a CDS encoding sugar phosphate nucleotidyltransferase: MQIAFLVGGLGTRLGDLTARTPKPLLPVGETPFIEILMSWAATAGMTDILLLAGHMGDQLSARYDGARMGDATIRVAIENQPAGTGGALLAAEDLLTEHFVLANGDSLFHVDLAAFVAPPLNNNLLGRLALRRLEDTGRSGVVDLQGERITGFRHRGLPGEPGLINGGLYLLRKELLQPIRGDFGLPCSLEQDLFPVLARDRFLSGRLLDGFFLDIGIPEDYARAQTSLPAQSTLHLRKAQC, encoded by the coding sequence ATGCAAATCGCCTTTCTGGTCGGCGGCCTGGGCACACGGCTTGGCGACTTGACCGCGCGGACCCCCAAACCCCTGTTGCCAGTGGGCGAGACCCCCTTCATCGAAATCCTGATGTCCTGGGCGGCCACCGCGGGAATGACCGACATTCTCCTGCTGGCGGGGCACATGGGAGATCAACTGTCGGCCCGCTACGATGGGGCTCGGATGGGCGACGCCACGATCCGTGTCGCTATCGAGAACCAACCGGCTGGTACCGGAGGCGCTCTGTTGGCGGCGGAAGATCTGCTGACAGAACATTTTGTTTTGGCGAACGGAGACTCTTTGTTTCATGTGGATCTGGCGGCCTTCGTGGCGCCCCCGCTGAACAATAATCTGCTTGGGCGCCTCGCCCTCCGTCGATTGGAAGACACCGGACGCTCGGGCGTGGTTGATCTGCAAGGCGAGCGGATCACAGGCTTTCGGCACAGAGGATTGCCGGGCGAACCGGGATTGATCAACGGCGGCCTCTATTTGCTGCGCAAAGAACTGCTACAGCCTATTCGCGGCGATTTCGGACTCCCCTGCTCGCTGGAACAAGACCTGTTTCCGGTTCTGGCCCGAGACCGGTTCCTAAGCGGGCGACTGTTGGACGGTTTCTTCCTGGATATTGGTATCCCCGAGGACTACGCCCGCGCCCAGACGTCGCTTCCAGCCCAATCCACCCTTCACCTGCGCAAGGCCCAATGCTAA
- a CDS encoding surface carbohydrate biosynthesis protein produces the protein MNNVLYLPIEEDRRELVSRMLVALEAVNRGCAVVVGQKWAIENNLAVLPKGVIVYKTVDEPQCESARLARQHGHIAVAVNEEGIAPTDGGVIFRHFGLSFGDAFDCFYSIHEGQEAALRAEYEQLPEMICIGNPRVDLLKPKFHPYYADRVAELRARHGRFLLFNSNSSANWKFGGLDDLKDLYFRGGYIVDGVRDESLFHEMVWYDEVRKDITINFFNALDEVAPDVPVIIRPHPGEAPEYWEKFIEGRKNCSVERAGIANHWIAAAQATIVTGCTTGVEGYLMGANVINLDQEEDAGYREDNIAYHYLPTYTDMKQAALAMKGVMDGVPGAIAEEPESRRRLAEYLNAHDGFAYERLVNSLLERYPDLINGHKALRTLGILNLIEMPELHPGQQDKIQDMTLAHVGSIIQNLGRILSLNDDLSVFEPQKSMFVLARV, from the coding sequence ATGAACAATGTCCTCTATCTCCCCATCGAAGAAGATCGCCGGGAACTGGTGTCTCGGATGCTGGTTGCTCTGGAAGCGGTCAACCGGGGTTGCGCCGTGGTGGTGGGGCAGAAATGGGCGATCGAGAACAATCTGGCGGTCCTGCCCAAGGGTGTCATCGTTTACAAGACGGTTGACGAGCCGCAATGTGAAAGCGCCCGGCTGGCCCGGCAACATGGTCATATCGCCGTTGCCGTGAACGAGGAGGGTATTGCGCCGACGGATGGGGGAGTCATCTTCCGCCATTTTGGATTGAGCTTCGGCGATGCATTTGATTGTTTCTACAGCATTCATGAAGGACAGGAAGCCGCGCTGCGGGCGGAATATGAGCAGCTGCCGGAGATGATCTGCATCGGCAATCCGCGTGTCGACCTGCTGAAACCGAAATTCCACCCCTACTACGCGGACCGGGTGGCCGAACTGCGCGCCCGGCACGGGCGGTTCTTGTTGTTCAACAGCAACTCCTCCGCCAACTGGAAGTTTGGCGGTCTCGACGATCTAAAGGATCTATATTTTCGAGGCGGGTATATTGTCGATGGCGTCCGAGATGAATCCCTGTTTCATGAAATGGTCTGGTACGACGAGGTGCGCAAAGACATCACTATCAATTTCTTCAACGCTCTTGATGAAGTCGCGCCGGACGTGCCGGTGATCATCCGACCGCACCCCGGCGAGGCACCCGAGTACTGGGAGAAGTTTATCGAAGGCCGGAAGAACTGTTCCGTCGAGCGGGCGGGGATTGCCAACCATTGGATCGCCGCCGCACAGGCAACCATCGTCACCGGCTGTACCACGGGTGTCGAAGGGTATCTGATGGGGGCCAACGTCATTAATCTCGACCAGGAAGAAGATGCCGGTTATCGCGAAGACAATATCGCCTATCACTACCTGCCAACCTATACGGATATGAAGCAGGCCGCGCTGGCGATGAAAGGCGTGATGGATGGCGTGCCCGGTGCTATTGCCGAAGAGCCGGAGTCTCGGCGTCGGTTGGCTGAGTACCTGAATGCCCATGACGGTTTCGCCTATGAGCGCTTGGTCAATTCCCTGCTGGAGCGCTATCCGGATTTGATCAACGGCCACAAGGCTCTTCGGACTCTCGGTATTTTAAACCTCATTGAAATGCCGGAACTGCACCCTGGACAGCAAGACAAGATTCAAGACATGACCTTGGCTCATGTGGGTAGCATCATCCAAAATCTTGGTCGGATCCTGTCGCTGAACGATGATCTGTCAGTATTCGAGCCACAGAAAAGCATGTTTGTACTGGCCCGGGTCTAA
- a CDS encoding NAD(P)-dependent oxidoreductase has product MSIPLQNRRIMLVGGAGFIGHNLALHLKARGADVCIVDGLEVNNLISLMANTDNVPHPDLSLAIIDERMRLLRNAGVTLFVQDAREYHALSRLIHDVKPQTLIHLAAVSHANRSNKTPYHTFDHSLRTLENALDGAREHAEHFIYLSSSMVYGDFKTGVVDEETYCEPKGIYGALKFSGEKIVMAYNQVFDLPYTIIRPSALYGERCISRRVSQIFIENALMGEDITINGDGSDALDFTYIQDFVEGVIGAIQTPAARNQIFNLTYGAAQPINQMVSILRDYFPDVGVILKEKDALMPDRGTLSVDKARRLMGYDPKWSLIEGFPRYIEWYKAFFEEHGSKFQR; this is encoded by the coding sequence ATGAGCATTCCCCTTCAGAACAGACGGATTATGTTGGTTGGTGGCGCCGGTTTTATTGGCCACAACCTTGCCCTTCATTTGAAGGCACGGGGCGCCGACGTCTGCATCGTTGATGGGCTGGAGGTCAATAACCTGATTTCCTTGATGGCCAACACGGACAACGTCCCGCATCCGGACCTGTCCCTGGCCATTATTGATGAACGCATGCGTTTGTTGCGCAATGCCGGAGTCACCTTGTTCGTCCAGGACGCCCGCGAATATCACGCGTTGTCGCGACTGATCCATGACGTCAAACCTCAGACTCTCATCCATTTGGCCGCGGTATCCCACGCCAACCGCTCCAACAAGACCCCCTATCACACCTTTGATCATAGCCTTCGCACATTGGAGAATGCCCTGGACGGCGCACGGGAGCATGCGGAGCATTTCATCTATCTGTCTTCCAGCATGGTCTATGGGGACTTCAAGACCGGGGTGGTGGACGAAGAGACCTATTGCGAGCCCAAGGGTATCTATGGCGCCCTAAAGTTCTCCGGTGAAAAGATCGTCATGGCCTACAATCAGGTTTTCGATCTGCCTTATACCATCATCCGGCCTTCGGCCCTTTACGGCGAGCGCTGTATCAGCCGCCGAGTCAGCCAGATCTTTATTGAAAACGCTCTGATGGGCGAAGATATCACCATCAACGGTGATGGCTCAGATGCTCTGGACTTCACCTATATTCAGGACTTTGTGGAAGGTGTGATTGGTGCGATCCAAACGCCGGCGGCCCGCAACCAGATCTTTAATCTGACCTATGGCGCGGCGCAACCGATCAACCAGATGGTGAGTATCCTGCGTGACTATTTCCCCGATGTGGGCGTTATCTTGAAGGAAAAGGATGCCTTGATGCCTGATCGGGGCACCCTATCGGTAGACAAGGCCCGACGGCTGATGGGATATGATCCCAAATGGTCCCTGATCGAGGGATTCCCTCGCTACATTGAATGGTACAAAGCTTTTTTCGAGGAGCATGGCTCCAAGTTCCAGCGCTAA
- a CDS encoding GDP-mannose 4,6-dehydratase codes for MNILITGITGMVGSHLADYILENHPDARVHGLIRWRSPLDNIASILDRVTLHHGDLRDLNSLIEIMRSVRPERIFHLAAQSYVKDSFTAPADTLHCNVIGTTNLLDAIRHTGIDPMIHICSSSEVYGQVREDELPISEKNTFRPASPYAVSKVGEDMIAQQYFMSYGLKTIRTRMFTHTGPRRGPVFAESSFARQIARIEAGISKEPVKVGNLESVRTFSDVRDAVRAYWLLLERCPPGEVYNIGGSQTMTIGAMLELQKSLATCPIDHRIDPSLLRPSDVTLQIPDVSKFKAATGWEAAISVEQTMRDLLDYHRGLIGKSVSS; via the coding sequence ATGAATATTTTGATCACAGGGATCACGGGCATGGTGGGCAGCCACCTAGCCGATTATATCCTGGAAAACCATCCCGACGCCCGGGTCCACGGCCTGATTCGCTGGCGCAGTCCGCTGGACAACATCGCTTCCATCCTGGATCGGGTGACCCTGCATCATGGCGACTTGCGGGACCTGAACTCGCTCATAGAAATCATGCGGTCTGTTCGACCGGAGCGGATCTTTCATCTTGCCGCCCAGTCGTACGTCAAGGACAGCTTCACCGCTCCTGCCGACACGCTCCACTGCAACGTTATCGGCACCACCAATCTACTTGATGCGATCCGGCACACTGGAATCGACCCGATGATTCATATTTGTTCATCGTCCGAAGTGTATGGACAGGTGCGCGAAGATGAACTGCCGATCAGCGAAAAAAACACCTTCCGTCCCGCGTCGCCTTATGCGGTCTCCAAGGTCGGCGAGGATATGATCGCCCAGCAATATTTCATGTCCTACGGCCTGAAGACCATCCGCACCCGCATGTTCACCCATACCGGCCCCCGTCGCGGCCCGGTATTTGCCGAAAGCTCCTTTGCCCGCCAGATCGCCCGGATCGAAGCCGGGATCAGCAAGGAACCCGTGAAGGTGGGTAATCTGGAAAGCGTGCGCACTTTCTCCGATGTGCGCGACGCGGTACGGGCCTATTGGCTGCTCTTGGAGCGCTGCCCACCGGGCGAGGTCTACAATATCGGGGGCAGCCAGACCATGACCATCGGCGCGATGCTCGAGCTTCAGAAATCTCTGGCCACTTGCCCCATCGATCACAGAATCGACCCGTCTTTGCTGCGCCCCTCCGATGTGACCCTTCAAATTCCCGACGTATCCAAGTTCAAGGCCGCGACCGGTTGGGAAGCGGCAATCTCCGTGGAGCAGACCATGCGCGATCTGCTGGATTACCACCGGGGCCTTATTGGAAAGTCTGTCTCTTCATGA
- a CDS encoding DegT/DnrJ/EryC1/StrS aminotransferase family protein, producing the protein MTRSMEQIPFGRPMIGDEEQQAVAAVLAGSILVHGPKTLAFEEAFRQFTDAPHAVAVSSCTAGMHLFWHEHGLGKGDEVVVPAQTHVATAHAVALTGARPIFVDADPVTGNMDVSRVESAITERTKGIVVVHFLGLPADMTSLAMLAKRHGLLLLEDCALSVGASLDGSHTGLWGDAGVFSFYPVKHMTTAEGGMVITRNQDLAERLRLIRAFGVNRTHGERATPGVYNVPELGFNYRMNEINAAIGIEQVKKLPGFLTKRAENRNTLADALADIEELTPLASGNDRVVHGHYCLSTLLPQGWEAKRSALIKGLKERGVGSSVYYPHPVPRLDYYQNQYGYRDSDFPSAARISDTSIALPVGPHLTPDHMKRIATAIKETLVGW; encoded by the coding sequence GTGACCAGATCCATGGAGCAGATCCCCTTCGGCAGACCGATGATCGGCGACGAGGAACAACAAGCCGTCGCGGCGGTCCTGGCCGGCAGTATTCTCGTTCACGGGCCCAAAACCCTCGCCTTCGAGGAAGCGTTTCGGCAGTTCACCGACGCGCCTCACGCCGTCGCGGTGTCCAGCTGCACGGCCGGCATGCATTTGTTCTGGCACGAACACGGCCTGGGCAAGGGAGACGAGGTCGTCGTTCCGGCGCAAACCCATGTGGCCACGGCCCACGCCGTGGCATTGACCGGAGCACGCCCCATCTTCGTCGATGCCGATCCGGTGACGGGGAACATGGATGTTTCACGGGTTGAGTCGGCAATCACCGAAAGAACCAAGGGAATTGTCGTGGTGCACTTTCTCGGCCTGCCTGCCGACATGACGTCCCTTGCAATGCTCGCCAAGCGCCATGGGCTCTTGTTGCTGGAAGATTGCGCTCTGTCCGTGGGTGCATCGCTCGATGGAAGCCATACCGGCCTGTGGGGCGATGCGGGTGTTTTCTCTTTTTACCCGGTCAAACACATGACCACGGCCGAAGGCGGCATGGTCATTACCCGGAACCAGGATCTGGCCGAAAGACTGCGTCTCATCCGGGCATTCGGCGTCAACAGAACGCACGGGGAGCGGGCAACCCCGGGCGTTTACAATGTGCCTGAATTGGGGTTTAACTATCGGATGAATGAAATCAATGCGGCCATCGGCATCGAACAGGTGAAGAAACTACCTGGATTTCTGACCAAGCGGGCCGAAAACCGAAATACCTTGGCCGACGCCCTGGCCGACATTGAAGAATTGACCCCTCTTGCATCAGGGAATGACCGGGTCGTCCATGGTCACTACTGCCTGTCCACCCTGTTGCCCCAAGGCTGGGAAGCGAAGCGGAGCGCCCTGATCAAGGGCCTGAAAGAAAGAGGCGTTGGCAGCAGTGTCTACTATCCTCATCCGGTCCCCCGGCTCGACTACTATCAAAATCAATATGGCTACCGGGACAGTGACTTTCCGAGTGCGGCACGGATCAGCGATACGTCCATCGCCCTGCCCGTCGGACCACACCTCACGCCAGACCATATGAAACGAATTGCCACGGCGATCAAAGAGACGCTGGTGGGTTGGTAA